DNA sequence from the Rubripirellula tenax genome:
GCCCTGTAGTACCTCTTGTCGAAAAAGACGATCATTCGCATCTTGCTGAGCGAAACCGTCCTACTCGAAAATGGGGAGTGTAACGGAGTAACCCCTCTCGTCATGGCATCCCTCAGTAGATGCATCGTGCATCCTTCGCAAAAGTCTCAGCGGATCGAGAGCAGCCCTTCGTTCTGGATTCGCTGTAGTTCGGTGTGCGAGATCATCCATTCTTTTGATCGCCCGCGCCCGCAAGGTCGTTTCTCTGCATGGATGCGGTACAGGCGGCACCATTCGCGGACGGTAAATTCGGCACGCCCCAGAATGTTGGCGACTTCGGAAGTCGTATAGAAATCCTTCACTTTTTCTTGCTGCACCAGCGAACTAAGCAACGTTTCGATTCGTTCGAGCCGTGCGACCACATCGGTCTCATTCATGTTGGA
Encoded proteins:
- a CDS encoding helix-turn-helix domain-containing protein, with amino-acid sequence MNETDVVARLERIETLLSSLVQQEKVKDFYTTSEVANILGRAEFTVREWCRLYRIHAEKRPCGRGRSKEWMISHTELQRIQNEGLLSIR